Within the Ensifer canadensis genome, the region CAGCGGCAACGACGTTAAAAGGATACCGACGACGGTTTCTCGCCTGACGCGGACCATCTGCATTCCCCCGAATTGTCGGCCCGCCTTTGTTTTTGGCTCGGGCCAGTTCCCGTAATGAAAGTTATCCCATCGCGATCAAATGTCAATCTTGTTTCAAAAAACATTCTCTGCTAGCAATTATGTAACAAAAATTAGAAATCGGGGTTCAAGCCATCATTTTTGGGAGGCGGAAATCGTGGCAATCCGGGATCGACTGACAGACGGGGCTATTACTTTCACACGATCGGAACTGAAGATCGTGCGGCAGCTCCTGTCGAACTATCCGGCAGCGGGATTGAATACCGTTGCCTATCTGGCTTCGTCGGCGGGGGTCAGCAATCCGACCGTGGTGCGCTTCGCCAACAAGCTTGGCTTCGAGGGCTATCCGGAGTTTCAGAAGGCGCTGCTCGGCGAAGTGCAGGAACGCATGAGTTCGCCGCTGTCGATGCTCGACGAGCGGCGGCCGTCGCTGGAACAGGAGAACTTCTACCAGTACTTCCTGCGCGCCAGCATCCATGCGCTCGAAGCTTCGATGCAGATGCTGCCGTCGGAGGATTTCGAGGCGGCGGTCGATGCGGCGGCAGACACGAGCGCACGAGCGCATTGCCTCGGCGGTCGGTTTAGCGGTTTTCTCGCCGGCCTGCTCTGGTCGCATATGAAGCAGCTGCGCGGCGACACCCGCTGGATCAACGGCAGCCAGGCCGACCAGGTCGACCAGCTCGTCGATCTCGGCAAACGCGACGTGCTGTTCGTCTACGATTACCGCCGCTACCAGAACGACACCATTCGCTTCGCCAAGCAGGCGGCCGCACAAGGCGCACGGATCGTGCTGTTCACCGACCGGTGGCTTTCGCCGATCGCCGAATTCGCCACCGTCACGCTGACGGCGCCGGTCGATACGGTCTCGCCCTACGACACGATGGTGCCGGCGATCGCCCAGACGGAAGCGCTGATCGCCGCGCTGACGGCCCGTCTCGCCACCCAATCGCGCGCCCGCATCGAGAAGATGGAGGAGCTGCGCCGCGGCTACGCCATCACCGAAGACGCTCTCAACCCGAACGTCGACGACGGCCGCTGACTATCTGCCGAAAGGCCAGGACCACAACCGAGGAGAATCCGAATGAGTGCCGTTACAGTGAAGGTCGGTGACGACATGCTGAGGCGCGACAGCGACTACGAGCGCGGCCGCACGTCCGTGCTGTTCGTCGACATGCAGCGCATCTGGTGCGAACCCAATCTCGATCCGACCCACCCGCAGGACGCCGACAGCTACTATCACAAGCGGCTGCGCCAGACGGTGATCCCCAACCAGGTCCGCATCCTCGAGGCGGCCCGCAGTTCCGGCTGCGAAGTGCTGCACACCATCATCGAGAGCCTGACGCTTGACGGCCGCGACCGCTCGCTCGACCACAAGCTTTCCGACATGCATGTGCCGAAGGGCTCGCCCGAGGGCCAGGTCATTCCCGAACTGGCGCCTGTCGACAACGAGATCGTGCTGCCGAAAACCTCTTCCGGCGTCTTCAACTCGACCAACATCGACTACATCCTGCGCAACCTCAACACCCGCTATCTGATCATCGCCGGCGTCATCACCGACCAGTGCGTCGACATGGCGGTGCGCGACGCCGCCGACCGCGGCTATCTCGTCACCGTCGTCAGCGACGCCTGTGCGACGTACAGCCCCGAGCGCCACGAAGGCGCCCTCCGCGCCTATTCCGGCTACTGCTGGACCACCGATACCGACACCGTCGTCAACCGCCTTCAGGGCCTGCGCCAAGCCTGAGCCGCTGCCGAAGATCTTGAGACAAGAGGGGAATTCATGACCGAGACCAACAACGGCAAGGCTCATTCCGCACTGACGGAACTCGCGACCTTCGTCACCACCGACATCGCCGGCATCACCCGCGGCCGCAGCTTTGCCGCTGCACAGATCGACGACTATCTGCGCAAGGGCGTCGGCTGGGTGCCTGCCAATCTGGCGCTGACACCCTTCGACCAGATCGCCGAAAACAATCCCTGGGGCTCGGCCGGCGACCTCAGGCTGATGGCCGACCCCGCCAGCAAGGCGCGCGTCACCTGCCTGCCCGACGTCACCCCGCTGCATTTCTATCACTCCGATATCACCGACCTCAAAGGCGACCCGTGGGAGTGCTGCGTTCGCAGCTTGCTCAAGCGCACGCTTGAGGAATTCGAGCGCGAGGCCGGGCTGAAAGTCATCTCCGCCGTCGAGCAGGAGTTCCAGCTTCTCGGCGTCGACTGGCCCGACGCGCCGTCCTTCGGCCTGCGCGCGCAACGCCGTGCCGAACCCTTCGGCCCGCTGTTGATGACGGCACTGCAGGAGGTGGGCGCCGAGCCGGAAATGTTCCTGCCCGAATATGGCAAGGACCAGTTCGAGATCACCTGCCGCCCGGCGGATGCGCTGACCGCTGCCGACCGTGGCGCCACGATCCGCGCCATCACCAAGGAAGTGGCCGCCCTCTTCGGCTGGAACGCAAGCTTCGCACCGAAGACGAGCGCCAACGGCGTGGGCAACGGCGTGCACCTACATGTCAGCTTCACCGATCTTGACGGCAATCCTGTCACCTTCGACGCGTCGCGCCCGGGTCGCCTGTCGAAGGTCGCCGGGTCTTTCGCCGCCGGCGTTATCCGCCACCTCCCGGCGCTGACCGCCTTCACCGCCCCGTCGGTGCTCTCCTACATGCGGCTCGTTCCGCACCATTGGAGCGCTGCCTATACCTGCCTTGGCGAAAAGAACCGCGAGGCGACGCTCCGCATCTGCCCGACGCTGGATCTGCCCGGCAGCAATCCGGCCAAGCAGTTCAACATGGAGTACCGCGCCGCCGACGCCTGCGCGAGCCCGCATCTGTCGCTGGCCGTCCTGCTCAAGGCCGGCCTCGAAGGTATCCGGGCTGGCCTCGAACAGCCGCCGCTGATCAACTCGGACCCGTCCGATTTTTCCGACGCGGACCAGAAGAAGCTCGGCATCCGCCGCCTGCCTGCAAGCCTGCCGGAAGCGCTCGAAACGCTTGCCGAAGACAAGGTGGTGACCGGCTGGTTCGCCAAGGACTTCCTCGATTGCTACGTCGCGATGAAGCGCAAGGAAATCGAGATCGTCGACGGCCTCTCCCCCGACGAACTCTGCGCCCGCTACGCGGCCGTCTACTGATACGGATAGGCTCCCATGACTTCGACAACGGCCATCAAGAGCCCCGACGACCGACGCGGCAGGCACGACGCCCGCCAGCCGCTTCTGGCGATCGACGAGCCGCCGCCCTATGCGGTGTTTAACCCGGACGGCAAATCGCCGTTCCTGCTTTTGTGCGAGCATGCGTCCAACCGCATGCCGCGTGCACTCGGTGACATGGGATTGCCCGAACACGAGCGCCAGCGCCATATCGCCTGGGACATCGGGGCCTTGGCACTCGCCCAGCATCTAAGCCTCAGCCTCGACGCGCCGTTGTTCTTCACCAACTATTCAAGGTTGGTGATCGACTGCAACCGTCCGCTTTCGGCGCCGTCCTTCATTCCGGAAGTGAGCGAAACGACGGAGATCCCGGCCAACCGGGATCTGAGCGAGATGGAGCGACAGCAGCGGATCGATACGCTGTTCAGGCCCTTCGCCGATGCCGTTTCCCGGCGCCTTGATCTACGGCAGGCAAGGGGTGAACGGCCGTTTGTCGTTGGCGTGCACAGTTTCACCCCCGTCTATTTCGGCAATCAGCGCCCGTGGCAGGCGGGCATTCTCTATCGCGATGCCGAGGCTTTCGCGCAGTCGCTGATCCGGGACCTGAGTTCGGAAGAGCAACTGACGATCGGCGACAACGAGCCCTACAACATCCACCCGGACGAGGATTATACGGTGCCGGTGCATGCCGACGCGCGCCAGCTGCCGGGCGTGCTGATCGAAGTCAGGCATGACCTGATCGATACCGACGCGGGCGTAAAGGCGTGGGGTGAGCGGCTGACCCGTTGTCTCCAGACGAGCCTCAGGGAGTGCCGCCCGTGACCGAAGGCCTTTACGCCAGGGACGGACACGCGATTGCCAACCTGCAGAAGCTGCGCTTCTTTCCGCTCGCCATCGCCGGCGGCAAGGGTGTACGTCTCGTCGAGGAGAACGGCCGCGAGCTGATCGACCTATCCGGCGCCTGGGGAGCTGCAAGCCTTGGTTATGGCCATCCCGCCCTGGTCGAGGCCGTGTCGCGGGCTGTTGCCAACCCGGCGGGCGCAAGCGTTCTCTCCGCCGCCAACGCACCGGCGACCGCCCTTGCGGAAAAACTGCTCGGCCTTTTCCCCGGCAAGGGACGCAACAAGGTGTGGTTCGGCCATTCCGGCTCCGACGCCAACGAAGCAGTCTTCCGGGCGATCGCCAAAACCACCGGCCGCACCGGCGTCATCTCTTTCATTGGCGCCTATCACGGCTGCACCACCGGCTCGATGGCCTTTTCCGGCCACAGCGTCCAGGCGGGTGCGACCAAGGCGGAGGGGCTGATCCTGCTGCCCTACCCCGATCCCTACCGGCCTTATCAAGGCGACGTTACAGGCGAGGCAATCCTCGACCTCCTGAAACAGCAGTTTGCGACCTCGGCACCGCCGGAGCGGATCGGCTGCGCCTTCATCGAGCCGATCCAGTCCGACGGCGGGCTGATCGTGCCGCCGATGGGGTTCTTCGAAAAATTTGCCGATCTCTGCCAACGGCACGGCATCCTCGTCGTCTGCGACGAAGTCAAGGTCGGGCTCGGCCGCAGCGGCAGGATGCACTGCTTCGAGCATGAGGATTTTGTGCCCGATATCCTGACGGTCGGCAAAGGGCTCGGCGGCGGCCTGCCGCTTTCGGCAGCGATCGGCCCGGCCGAGATCATGGATTGCGCCACGGCCTTTGCGATGCAGACGCTACATGGCAACCCGGTGTCGACAGCTGCCGGCCTTGCCGTGCTCGAAACCATCGAGCGCGAGGGACTGGCCGAAGCTGCCCACCGAAAGGGCGAACGTTTGCGCCAGGGCCTGCGGCAGCTTTCCGGGCGTCACACGCTGATCGGCGATGTGCGCGGACGCGGCCTTGCCTGCGGCGTGGAGCTGATTGCCGACCGCGACAGCCGTTCACCGGCAGCAAGAGAAACGGCCAAGCTGATCTACCGCGCCTATGAGCTCGGCCTCGTCGTCTATTATGTCGGCATGAATTCGAACGTTTTGGAGATGACCCCGCCGCTGACGATCTCGGACGCGGACATCGACCAGGCGCTCGACATTCTCGACCGCGCCTTTGGCGATGTCGTAGCCGGCCGGGTTTCAGACGCGGTGCTTTCAGAATTCGCCGGCTGGTGAGGCAGTCCTACCGGCGTCTGCCGTCGGTGGGACCCGCGTCTACCAACCCTCGTCAAGAACACGCGTGAGCATGTCGGCAAAAAAGTCGGCGCTTTCCCGGCTGAGGCAGAGCGGCGGCTTGATCTTCAAGACGTTCAGGTGGTCGCCGGTCGGCTGCATGATGACGCCAAACTCAAGAAGGCGATCGCAGATGGCCGCGGTCTCTTCTGTCGCGGGCTCCAGCGTTTCGCGATCGCGGACGAACTCGACACCGAGATAAAGCCCCATGCCGTGCACGGCGCCGACCAGCGGAAACCGCTGCTCCAGCGCTTCGAGCCTCGTCTTGAGGTAGCCGCCGACGACGCGCGCGTTGTCCTGCAATTTCTCCTCTTCGAGAAGATCGAGCACCGTCTGACCGACGATGGAACTCACCGGACTGCCGCCTGATGACGAGAAGAAATAACCTTCCTTCTCCAGGGCGTCGGCAATCTCACGCCGCGTGATGACGGCGCCGAGCGGATGGCCGTTGCCCATGCCCTTGGCGATGGTGATGATATCGGGCACGACGCCCTGTTCCTCGAAACCCCAGAAATAGTCCCCGAGCCTGCCGTAACCGACCTGCACCTCGTCTGCGATGCAGACACCACCGCGCTGGCGAACCATGGCATAGACGGCGTCGAGATAGCCTTTCGGCAAGGGAATGCCGCCGGCGTTGCCATAGACCGGCTCACAGATGAAGCCGGCAAGGCCTTGCCCCCCGTCCTCCAGTTCGCGCAGCTTGGTCGCAACCGACCGGACGTAATTGTCGGTCGTGCCGGCGCCGCGGAACGGGCCTCGATAGGTGTTTGGCGCCACCACGGCATGCACCCAGTCAGGGCGGGTCTCAAGCGCCTGCGGGTTGTCGGCGATCGAGGTCGAGACCGCGTCGCTCGCCACCGTCCAGCCGTGATAGGCCTCGAGCAGACTGACGATGTTGCGCTGGCCGGAAAAGGCCCAGGCGAGCCGCAAGGCGAGATCGTTCGCTTCCGAGCCGCTGTTGACCAGGAACACCGTGTCGAGGCCATCGGGCGCGAGTGCTGCAAGCCGCGCGGAAAACTCGGCGACCGAAGCATAATGGAAACGCGAATTCGTATTGAGCAGCGACCATTGCCGGCCGACCGCTGCCGCCAGCCGCGGATGTCCGTGGCCGAGGATGGTGACGTTGTTGACCATGTCGAGATAGGCCCTGCCCTCGACGTCGAACAGATGTTCCTTCCAGCCGCGTTCGATCTGCGGTGGATTGCGATAGTAGTTTTTCTGCTGCCTGGCGAAGTGCCGCTTGCGGCGGTCAAGCAGGTCGGTCGAATGCGGTCTCGGCGCATCGCAGTCGAAACCGAGGATGCCTGATGGTGACGGGCAGAGCATGCGCCACGCATCCGCCTGATGGGCCGGGACAAACAGCGGCGGGTTCAGTCCCGGTTCGCGGCAGAGCTGCACCCGGATCAGGCCAAGCCCATGGCCGGCCTCGACCACCGTGCCGATCGGCGTGCCGGCAGCAACCGTCTCTTCCGTATCCTCGGACGGTTCGAGACCGGAGAGATGGAGAACGACCGCCCCACCGTTCAGGACCATCCGCCCGTCATGCCATTCGGGTCGGCCGGCAAAGGGTGCCCTGACGACAGTCCCGGTCGGCAGGCAGAGATCGACATGCAGGGCGAAGGTCGGCATCGGCGCGGACGCCCGAAGCGCGCTCTCGGTCATCCGGTACTCGCCATACCGGGTCGACGCCATCCCGATCGCGTGCGCCGCCGTCTGCAGCAACGAGGCCGGCAGCGCCTCGTGCTGCCAGCGCTCCTCGGGAAGCAGCGGGCTCAAGATGGAAAGATCGATCTGGCGCACGCCGGCAGGCTCGATGTCGACGAGCAATCCCTCACCCACCACCGGCATCGTCGCCTCCGGTACCGCATCGACGGCACGCAGGATCGCGTATTGCATCATGGCCGGCGGTACGGAGACGGCAACGTCGAAGATCTCGCGCTCATGGGCCGCGTTGCCCTGCACATAGGCGTTCTCAGGATCGATGGTGAGCTGCTGCTCGGAACTGGCGATCAGAACCGCGGCACGCGCAACGATCAGCGGCCACAATGCCTTCAGCTCGTTTTCCTCAAGCGGGCAAACCGCGTGAAAGGCCCTGATGGCCGGCAGAACGAAGAGAGGATCGCCATCGGCATGATGCAGCAGCGAAGCGCATGTGACGGCGAGCTCTGCGACGAGCCAGCCCTTCAGAATATCGCCGAAATCGATGACGCCATCCGGGATCGGCCGGCCGGCCGCATCCGGTTGGCCGACGACATTGTCGTCAGTCACATCATGGTGGATCGCCTGGAGGCGCAGATCGGCCGTCAGCGGCTGCAGCCGGCGCATGGCCCCGACCATCGCCTCGGCGATGCGCTTCTTCAGGCCCTCGTCGGTCATGGCGGAAAGCAGGTGCAAGGCGACCGGTGCGGCGTGGCGTAGATCCCATTGCAGCTCGCGGTCGAGGCCCGGATGATCGAAATCGCTGAGTGCCACCGCCAGCCGCCCGGCAATGTCGCCGAGCGCGGCCACGGTTTCCGCTGTCAGATGTTTGCGCCGCGTCAACGGCACGCCATCGAGATAGGTCAACAGGCGAACGCGATAGTCCTCGCCGCGCACCGTCACATCGACGATGTCGTTGCCATCGAGCGCGCGCATGACCTGCGGCACCCGCACCGAGCCGGTCTGACGGGCGAGATGCAACAAGGCGGCGTTCTGGGCTTGCAGTTCCAGCGGATCGTAGGCCGCTCGGCAGATCTTCAGGACGAAAAGTGCCTCGCCGGTGTCGATCCGGTAGTTGCGATCCTGCTGGCTGCCCAGTTCGGTCAGGGTGCCGGAAAGGCCGAAATGCTCCGAAAGAATGCGCGCAGCGTCCTCGGGCGTCACATCGGGCCTTGGCAATTGCGTGCGAAGCTTCAGCGCGTCTTCAATCATAATGTCGCCTCCATCACATCCGGCATCATGCCGACTTCCGAATCGACCGAACGGGTCTCCTGACTATTGCGACACACCTTCAAGGCGATAGCGCGTCCCGGGATAGAGCAGGCGCGCCGTCGTCACATTGGCGGTGTCGGACCAGGTGCGACGCCGGATCATAAGACAAGGCTCGTTGCGGTCGATGCCGAGCAGCTTGCATTCCCATGGCTGCGGCGACACCGCCTCGACGATCTGTTCGGTGCGGGTGATCGGTGCGACCGCCGTCAGATAGGCGTTCGGCGTCATGTCGCGGAAATCCTGCTCCATGTATTTCGGGCAGATGGCCGGGTTGACGAACCGGTCCTCGATCTGAATCGGCAGGCCGTTTTCCGAATGCACCATGATCGAATGGAAAACTCGTGCGCCGGTAACAAGCCCGAGCGCATAGCCGATTTCCGAAGGTGCTACCTCCTCCTGCATCAGCGTCATGCGCGAAGTATGGGCGTGGCCGCGCTCGCGGATCTCGTCGGCGATGTTGCGCACTTCCAAGAGCGCCGTGCTGCCCTTGTGTGCTGCGACGAACGACCCTACCCCCTGAACGCGGGTGATCGCCCCCTCGGTCGCCAGCTCCCGCAGCGCCCGGTTCGCGGTCATGCGGCTGACGCCGAGATCGGCGACGATCTCGTTTTCGGAAGGAATACGATGATGTGCCGGCCATTCCCCGCTGTCGATGCGGGTGCGGATGAACTGCTTCACCGCCTCGTAGCGTGGCACCGGTCCGTCCTCGAATGCGGCCATTTCGATCCTTCGCCTGAGTGCCGTTATTGGCATTTTTCCCGCCCTTTCCGGAAAGCAAACAAATCATGCGTATCCGGCAATGATTCTTTTCGTTCATTTCGCGCTTGCGCGCCACAGCAAAATATCTATAGTTCCATATACAACTACGTACAGGAAAATCGCAACATGGCAACTTTTCCCGTCAACCGGCTCTTCGCCGACCATGTGCTTCTGCCGACAGGCTGGGCGCAGAATGTCGCCATTGCGCTCGATGCGTCAGGCGGCATCGCCTCCATTGAGACCGATCAGACGATCGCCGACGGCGACGAACGCGTTGCCGGACCGCTCATTCCAGCCGTCGCCAATCTGCATTCCCACGCCTTCCAGCGCGCCATGGCGGGCCTCGCCGAGGTCGCCGGCAGCGGCAACGACAGTTTCTGGACCTGGCGGGAAGAAATGTACCGCACCGTCGGACTGGTGAACCCCGACGACGTCGAGGCGATCGCCGCCAAGCTCTACATGGAGATACTGAAGGGCGGCTTCGGCCATGTTGCCGAATTCCATTACCTGCACCACACCGCCGACGGCACGCCCTATTCCGACCCGGCCGAGATGTCGCTGCGCATTCTCGCTGCCGCGCAATCGACCGGCATCGGCCTCACCCATCTGCCGGTCTTCTACGCTCATGCCAATTTCGGCGGCGTCGCCCCGAACGTCGGCCAGCGCCCCTTCCTGCATGACCCCGATCGTTTCCTCGCACTCCTGGAACGCCTGGCGCCGATCTGCCGCGACAATGGCCAGACGCTCGGCTACGCCATCCATTCACTGCGCGCCGCGACCCCGGAAGAGATGCGCACGATCCTCGAACGTGCACCCGTCAACGAACCGATCCATATTCACGTCGCCGAACAGACCAAGGAAGTCGAAGACAGCCTTGCCTGGAGCGGTCGCCGCCCTGTTCAGTGGTTGCTCGACGAAATGCCCGTCGACGAGCGCTGGTGCTTGATCCACGCGACCCATCTGACCGACGAGGAAAGACAGCGGCTGGCACGGTCGGGCGCGGTCGCCGGCCTTTGCCCGGCAACGGAAGCCAATCTTGGCGACGGCATCTTTCCAGCCGTCGACTACATCGCCGAAGGCGGACGCCTCGGCATCGGCACCGACAGCCATGTGGCAACCAGCGTCGCCGAAGAACTGCGGTTGCTGGAATACGGCCAGCGCCTGCGCGACCGGCGTCGCAACCGGCTCGCCGCCGGCCCGGGCGCATCGGTCGGCCACACCATTTTCGATGCGGCCCTCAAGGGTGGCGCCCAGGCTGTCGGCCATAAGGCTGCCGGCATTGCAGTCGGTGCCCGCGCCGATTTCGTCGTGCTCGGCGGCTCCAATCCGTACATCGCCGCCGCAAGCGGCAATCAGATCCTCGACCGCTGGCTGTTTGCGCTCGGCTGCGAGACCGTCCGCGACGTCATGGTCGCGGGACAGTGGAAGATCCGCAACGGACGCCATGATCGGGAGGAAGACATCGACCGTGCTTTCGCGCGGGTGCTTATGAAACTGAAGTAGCAATCGAAGCGACTATCAAAAAAAGGGGAATGCGCATGTCGATCAGCAAACTGAAACTCACCCTCGCCGCCACCGGCCTCGTGCTTGCCGCTTCTGCCGGCAACGCCAGCGCCTCCTATTGCGGCGACGGCAAGACCGTTACCTTCGCCGGCATCGACTGGGAAAGCGGCGCGTTCATCACCGAGGTGATGAAAACCATCCTGTCGAAGGGCTACGACTGCCAGGTGGATTCGATCCCCGGCAATTCGGTGACGCTCGAACAGGCGACCGCCAACAACGACGTCCAGATCTTCGCCGAGGAATGGCTCGGCCGCTCCGACATCTGGAACAAGGCTGTCGAGGAAAAGAAGGTCGTGGCCATCGGCAAGACCTTCGTCGGCGCCAGCGAAGGCTGGTTCGTGCCGGAATACGTCATCAAGGGCGATGCCAGCCGCAACATCGAGGCCAAGGCGCCGGACCTGAAGAGCGTCTCGCAGCTTTCCGATGCCAAGATCGTCGAACTCTTCGCCGATCCGGAGGAGCCGTCCAAGGGCCGCTTCCTCAATTGCCCGTCCGGCTGGACCTGCGAGGGCGTCAGCACCGCCAAGCTTGATGCCTACAAGCTCGGCGAAACCTATGTGAACTTCCGTCCCGGCACCGGCACGGCGCTCGATTCCGCAATCACTTCGGCCTATCTGCAGGGCGAGCCGATCCTGTTCTACTACTGGTCTCCGACCGCGATCATGGGCAAGTTCAAGCTCGTCCAGCTTGAAGAGCCGGCCTACAACGAAGCCTGCTGGAAGGAGCTTTCGAGCGCCACCGGCAAGCGCGACCAGGGCTGCGCCTTCCCGTCCGTCGATGTTTCCTACGGCGTCAACAGCACCTTCGCCCAGGAAGCCCCCGAGATCATCGCCATCCTCGAAAAGGCGACCTTCCCGCTGGAAGACGTCAACGGCAGCCTTGCCTACATGACCGACAAGAAGGTCGATGCGGTGGCGGCAGCGGCCGAGTTCCTGAAGACCAAGGGCGACATCTGGGGCAAGTGGGTCTCCGACGAGGCCCGCGGCAAGATCGAAGCCAGCCTGAAGTAAAGTCCGTTCGGTCGGCCGACGCGGGTCTGATGCGCCTCGCCTCTGTCTGAGACAGGGCGGTCCCATCGGACCCGCGCCGGCCCCACCCTTCGACACCCCGAGGCAAGCGCCATCGGCGGCGGCATTGCGTCCGTCATGGCCCGAGCAAGGAACGACATCCGATGTTTCCGGATTCCCTCAATCTCTCCATCCGCGCGCCGGTGAACGAGTTCATCCAGACGCTGGTCAGCAGCTATGGCTGGGTCTTCAAGGCGATCAGCGCGGTGATCCTGAAAGCCGTGCTGTTCATCGAATGGATCCTGCGCGGCCTGCCCTGGTGGGTCGTCATCCTCGCCTTCATGGCGCTTGCCTGGCAAAGCTCCAAGCGCTGGACGCTGACGGTCGCCGTCGGCGCGCTCCTGTTCTTCGTCGGCGTGCTCGGCCTCTGGGATCTTACCATGCAGACGCTGGCGCTGATGCTGATGGCGACGCTGGTGTCTGTGGCCATCGGAGTTCCCATGGGCATTCTCGTCGCCAAGAGCCGGCTGGTGCGCAACATCACGCTGCCGGTGCTCGACGTGATGCAGACCATGCCGAGCTTCGTCTATCTGATCCCGGCGCTGATGCTCTTCGGCCTCGGCAAGGTGCCGGCGATCCTCGCCACCATCATCTATGCCGTGCCGCCACTGATCCGCCTCACCGACCTCGGCATTCGCCAGGTCGACCACGAGGTGGTCGAAGCGGCAACGGCCTTCGGCGGCAGCCCCAACCAGATCCTCTTCGGCGTCGAACTGCCGCTGGCAACCCCGACGATCATGGCCGGCCTCAACCAGACAATCATGATGGCGCTGTCGATGGTGGTCGTCGCTTCGATGATCGGCGCGCGCGGCCTCGGCGAGCAGGTGCTGAACGGCATCCAGACGCTTGACGTCGGCAAGGGCCTGGAAGCCGGCATCGGCATCGTCATTCTGGCAATCGTACTCGACCGCATCACGCAAGGTTTCGGCAAGAACCGGACGGAGGATCCCCGCAATGGCTGATATCGAGATCCGCAACGTCTACAAGATCTTCGGCCAGGACGCCAAGGCGGCACTCGCCATGGCCAAGGACGGCCTCGACAAATCTGAGATTCTCGCCCGCTCCGGCTGCAGCGTCGGCCTCAACGACGTCAGCCTGACGATCGGTGCCGGCAAGATCTTCGTCATCATGGGCCTGTCCGGATCGGGTAAGTCGACGCTGGTGCGCCACATCAACCGGCTGATCGAACCGACCAGCGGCCAGGTGGTCTTCGACGGCAGCAACATCCTCGAGCTCGACGCCAAGGCGCTTCGCACCTTCCGCATGCACCGCGTCAGCATGGTGTTCCAGAGCTTTGCCCTGATGCCGCACCGCACCGTGCTGCAGAACGTCGTCTACGGCCAGCGGGTGCGCGGCCTTTCCAAGGCCGACAGCCGCGACATCGGCATGAAATGGATCGAGACGGTCGGGCTCTCAGGCTACGACGCCAAGTTCCCGCATCAGCTGTCGGGCGGTATGAAGCAGCGCGTCGGCCTTGCCCGGGCGCTGGCCGCCGACACCGATGTCATCCTGATGGACGAAGCGTTCTCGGCGCTCGATCCGCTGATCCGCGCCGACATGCAGGACCAGTTGCTGCAGCTGCAGCAGAACCTGTCGAAGACCATCGTCTTCATCACCCATGACCTCGACGAGGCTTTGCGCATCGGCTCGGAAATCGCCATCCTGAAGGACGGCCAGGTGGTGCAGGTGGGAACGCCTGACGATATTCTCGACAAGCCCGCCAACGACTATGTCGCCCGGTTCGTCCAGCGCCGCCAGGGAAGGCCAGAAACTCATGACTGAAACCGTCACGCTTGATGGACCGGCAACCTGGGTGGAGATCGCCGCGGTCGCAGATGGCGCTCGGCTGACGCTTTCCGCGGCCACTCGCGAGCGCATCGTCCAGGCCCGCGCCGTGGTCGAGGCGCTGGTCGATCGCGGCATTCGCGGCTACGGCATCAACACAGGTGTCGGTGCGCTTTGCGATGTCATCATCGACAGGGAAAACCAGCAGGCGCTGTCGCGCAACATCATCCTCAGCCATGCCTGCGGCGTCGGCGAGCCGCTCGGGCGGGCCGAGGCACGG harbors:
- a CDS encoding MurR/RpiR family transcriptional regulator, which produces MAIRDRLTDGAITFTRSELKIVRQLLSNYPAAGLNTVAYLASSAGVSNPTVVRFANKLGFEGYPEFQKALLGEVQERMSSPLSMLDERRPSLEQENFYQYFLRASIHALEASMQMLPSEDFEAAVDAAADTSARAHCLGGRFSGFLAGLLWSHMKQLRGDTRWINGSQADQVDQLVDLGKRDVLFVYDYRRYQNDTIRFAKQAAAQGARIVLFTDRWLSPIAEFATVTLTAPVDTVSPYDTMVPAIAQTEALIAALTARLATQSRARIEKMEELRRGYAITEDALNPNVDDGR
- a CDS encoding isochorismatase family cysteine hydrolase, which translates into the protein MSAVTVKVGDDMLRRDSDYERGRTSVLFVDMQRIWCEPNLDPTHPQDADSYYHKRLRQTVIPNQVRILEAARSSGCEVLHTIIESLTLDGRDRSLDHKLSDMHVPKGSPEGQVIPELAPVDNEIVLPKTSSGVFNSTNIDYILRNLNTRYLIIAGVITDQCVDMAVRDAADRGYLVTVVSDACATYSPERHEGALRAYSGYCWTTDTDTVVNRLQGLRQA
- a CDS encoding glutamine synthetase family protein, whose amino-acid sequence is MTETNNGKAHSALTELATFVTTDIAGITRGRSFAAAQIDDYLRKGVGWVPANLALTPFDQIAENNPWGSAGDLRLMADPASKARVTCLPDVTPLHFYHSDITDLKGDPWECCVRSLLKRTLEEFEREAGLKVISAVEQEFQLLGVDWPDAPSFGLRAQRRAEPFGPLLMTALQEVGAEPEMFLPEYGKDQFEITCRPADALTAADRGATIRAITKEVAALFGWNASFAPKTSANGVGNGVHLHVSFTDLDGNPVTFDASRPGRLSKVAGSFAAGVIRHLPALTAFTAPSVLSYMRLVPHHWSAAYTCLGEKNREATLRICPTLDLPGSNPAKQFNMEYRAADACASPHLSLAVLLKAGLEGIRAGLEQPPLINSDPSDFSDADQKKLGIRRLPASLPEALETLAEDKVVTGWFAKDFLDCYVAMKRKEIEIVDGLSPDELCARYAAVY
- a CDS encoding N-formylglutamate amidohydrolase, which gives rise to MTSTTAIKSPDDRRGRHDARQPLLAIDEPPPYAVFNPDGKSPFLLLCEHASNRMPRALGDMGLPEHERQRHIAWDIGALALAQHLSLSLDAPLFFTNYSRLVIDCNRPLSAPSFIPEVSETTEIPANRDLSEMERQQRIDTLFRPFADAVSRRLDLRQARGERPFVVGVHSFTPVYFGNQRPWQAGILYRDAEAFAQSLIRDLSSEEQLTIGDNEPYNIHPDEDYTVPVHADARQLPGVLIEVRHDLIDTDAGVKAWGERLTRCLQTSLRECRP
- a CDS encoding aspartate aminotransferase family protein encodes the protein MTEGLYARDGHAIANLQKLRFFPLAIAGGKGVRLVEENGRELIDLSGAWGAASLGYGHPALVEAVSRAVANPAGASVLSAANAPATALAEKLLGLFPGKGRNKVWFGHSGSDANEAVFRAIAKTTGRTGVISFIGAYHGCTTGSMAFSGHSVQAGATKAEGLILLPYPDPYRPYQGDVTGEAILDLLKQQFATSAPPERIGCAFIEPIQSDGGLIVPPMGFFEKFADLCQRHGILVVCDEVKVGLGRSGRMHCFEHEDFVPDILTVGKGLGGGLPLSAAIGPAEIMDCATAFAMQTLHGNPVSTAAGLAVLETIEREGLAEAAHRKGERLRQGLRQLSGRHTLIGDVRGRGLACGVELIADRDSRSPAARETAKLIYRAYELGLVVYYVGMNSNVLEMTPPLTISDADIDQALDILDRAFGDVVAGRVSDAVLSEFAGW